Below is a window of Gammaproteobacteria bacterium DNA.
GACGCTAGAGGGGCGAGTTTGCATACTTCAACATCATCCCACTCAAGGTCGGATCTTCCGCCACCACAACCGCCACATCACTCATTGAATAGTCATCTTTTGCCAGCACATCCAGAATACGCATGCCCGCAGCGGAGACCTTAGGCAGGTTCAGACTCTCTAACTTAAATTTCATGACAGCTCCTTTTTGACAGATCTCAATTATTGGGCAATTCTATTGTTCGACAAATTCCAGCGCATTGCCATCGGGGTCACGAAAAAAGAGTGCTGTTCGCCCAGAGTGACTACACGTATATTCTATACTCTTCGACTGCAACGCCTGTCGCAAAGCCGCCACATCATCCATCACAAAAGCCACATGCCGGTCATGTCCACCGTGGGCTGGACGACCTGCAACCGGATCCGGGTTTGGTAACTCTAGCAGGTGAATGCTCTGCTCACCCACTAACAACCAGGCACCCGGAAAACCTAAACCGGGGCGGGCAGGGTCAAGCGGTATGCCCAGAAAATCGCAATAAAATTCCAGCGCACGGGCGATATCACTCACCAAAAGACTGACATGCGATAATTTATTTATTTTGAAACTTCTGTTCATTCAGGTGGCTCCTAGTCGATAGATAGGCCGCCAGCACAATCAGCCCGCCGCCAAACCACTCGGCCATTTGAATAACCTCATCACTCAATAATTGCGACGAGACCGCACCCACCACGATTTCAAATAGCAAAATCACCGCTGAACGTGACACCGGCATATGGGTAACACCATACAACACCGCCAGCGTCATCAACACCACACCAAACAACCCCAGCATTGCTGCGTAACCGACCGTCGCAAATGATGTTTCCGGAAAGTTCA
It encodes the following:
- a CDS encoding HDOD domain-containing protein, translated to MKFKLESLNLPKVSAAGMRILDVLAKDDYSMSDVAVVVAEDPTLSGMMLKYANSPL
- a CDS encoding VOC family protein, coding for MNRSFKINKLSHVSLLVSDIARALEFYCDFLGIPLDPARPGLGFPGAWLLVGEQSIHLLELPNPDPVAGRPAHGGHDRHVAFVMDDVAALRQALQSKSIEYTCSHSGRTALFFRDPDGNALEFVEQ